The Xanthomonas sontii genome contains a region encoding:
- a CDS encoding TonB-dependent receptor: MVSVLLSWAPPTRAAGADAAPPPDPTTLDQIVVTGEKSGRSVQDTTSSVAVTTEARIEQENLQNAYEVFNRTANMAQTYGDAGFSIRGIRNIDGGSDAPLATIYLDGAALPWKAISWAPLSLWDLQQVEILRGPQSTLQGENALAGAIVLRTAEPTMDWQGKLRVLASDPSDRSLAGAVGGPIVADELAFRASVEQRSFDGYTWNLTRQAADDAQVSAIYRGKLLWTPSAIAGLKVQLGYTRSHRTGPYMYSYVRTDLPDYFAHRYTTNNTPDRTRSDSDIVTLQADYALSDAWSLSSVSAWNKVTSSSLWDMDHGPDNAGYARRQLDDTTASQELRLHYAGTAVQGLIGAYWARHVEDNDAQLLNNVATPTTTIAGLLRSAGFPAATASAIATRYAQALPVIPVDYVSASPTRSSNRALFADGQWQVGSGFSLLGGLRYDHQRYAMASDTTAAFAGRYPDPAAFAASGTALYRAIVAINQGVAGIVRSANGEVAWNTRDFDALLPKLGMRYDWNPDLSTSLVVQRGYRSGGSSFNSARSQAFPYDPEYTWNYEAALRSQWLDRRLTLNANAYYIDWKDKQTTAYFGLNSFDYNTVNAGRAHLYGAELEASHRPSEAFDWYGSLGYARTRYDSFATIAGASVIDYAGREFAYAPHWTAALGANWRFAEGWLANLNASFRDRVYTDIGAGAVQLASRTVVNAKFGYENLDWSAWIFANNLLDRDYVQYRWATDPVAILGAPRVVGIGFEARW, from the coding sequence GTGGTATCCGTCTTGCTGAGCTGGGCGCCGCCAACGCGCGCTGCCGGCGCCGATGCCGCGCCGCCTCCTGATCCCACCACCCTCGACCAGATCGTCGTCACCGGCGAGAAGAGCGGCCGCAGCGTGCAGGACACCACCAGCTCGGTCGCCGTCACCACCGAAGCGCGCATCGAGCAGGAGAACCTGCAGAACGCCTACGAGGTGTTCAACCGCACCGCCAACATGGCCCAGACCTACGGCGATGCCGGCTTCAGCATCCGCGGCATCCGCAACATCGACGGCGGCAGCGATGCGCCGCTGGCTACCATCTACCTGGACGGCGCCGCCCTGCCGTGGAAGGCGATCAGCTGGGCGCCGCTGAGCCTGTGGGACCTGCAGCAGGTGGAAATCCTGCGCGGCCCGCAGTCCACCCTGCAGGGCGAGAACGCCCTGGCCGGCGCGATCGTCCTGCGCACCGCCGAGCCGACCATGGACTGGCAGGGCAAGCTGCGGGTACTGGCCTCCGATCCCTCCGACCGCAGCCTGGCCGGCGCGGTCGGCGGCCCGATCGTCGCCGACGAACTGGCGTTCCGCGCCTCGGTGGAGCAGCGCAGCTTCGACGGCTACACCTGGAACCTCACCCGCCAGGCCGCCGACGACGCGCAGGTCTCGGCGATCTACCGCGGCAAGCTGCTGTGGACGCCGTCGGCGATCGCCGGGCTGAAGGTGCAGCTCGGCTACACCCGCTCGCACCGCACCGGGCCATACATGTACAGCTACGTGCGCACCGATTTGCCCGACTATTTCGCGCACCGCTACACCACCAACAACACCCCGGACCGCACCCGCAGCGACAGCGACATCGTCACCCTGCAGGCCGACTACGCGCTCTCCGACGCCTGGTCGCTGTCCTCGGTCAGCGCCTGGAACAAGGTCACCTCGTCCAGCCTGTGGGACATGGACCATGGCCCGGACAATGCCGGCTACGCGCGGCGCCAGCTCGACGACACCACCGCCTCGCAGGAATTGCGCCTGCACTACGCCGGCACCGCGGTGCAGGGCCTGATCGGCGCGTACTGGGCGCGGCACGTGGAAGACAACGACGCGCAACTGCTGAACAACGTCGCCACGCCGACCACCACCATCGCCGGGCTGCTGCGCAGCGCCGGCTTCCCGGCCGCCACAGCCAGCGCGATCGCCACCCGCTACGCGCAGGCGCTGCCGGTGATTCCGGTCGACTACGTCAGCGCCAGCCCGACCCGCTCCAGCAACCGTGCGCTGTTCGCCGACGGCCAGTGGCAGGTGGGCAGCGGGTTCTCGCTGCTCGGCGGGTTGCGCTACGACCACCAGCGCTACGCCATGGCCTCCGACACCACCGCGGCCTTCGCCGGCCGCTATCCCGACCCGGCCGCCTTCGCCGCCAGCGGCACCGCGCTGTATCGGGCCATCGTCGCGATCAACCAGGGCGTGGCGGGCATCGTGCGCTCGGCCAACGGCGAGGTGGCCTGGAACACGCGCGACTTCGATGCGCTGCTGCCCAAGCTCGGCATGCGCTACGACTGGAACCCGGACCTGTCGACCAGCCTTGTGGTGCAGCGCGGCTACCGCTCCGGCGGCTCCAGCTTCAACTCGGCGCGCAGCCAGGCCTTCCCCTACGACCCGGAATACACCTGGAACTACGAGGCCGCGTTGCGCTCGCAGTGGCTGGACCGGCGCCTGACCCTCAATGCCAACGCCTACTACATCGACTGGAAGGACAAGCAGACCACCGCCTACTTCGGCCTCAACAGCTTCGACTACAACACCGTCAACGCCGGCCGCGCGCATCTGTACGGCGCCGAGCTGGAGGCCAGCCACCGCCCCAGCGAAGCCTTCGACTGGTACGGCTCGCTGGGCTATGCGCGCACCCGCTACGACAGCTTCGCCACCATCGCCGGCGCCTCGGTCATCGACTACGCCGGCCGTGAATTCGCCTACGCGCCGCACTGGACCGCGGCGCTAGGCGCCAACTGGCGCTTCGCCGAGGGCTGGCTGGCCAACCTCAACGCCAGCTTCCGCGACCGCGTCTACACCGACATCGGCGCCGGCGCTGTGCAACTGGCTTCGCGCACCGTGGTCAACGCCAAGTTCGGCTACGAGAACCTGGACTGGAGCGCGTGGATCTTCGCCAACAACCTGCTCGACCGCGACTACGTGCAGTACCGTTGGGCCACCGATCCGGTCGCGATCCTGGGCGCGCCGCGCGTGGTCGGCATCGGTTTCGAGGCGCGCTGGTGA
- a CDS encoding PepSY domain-containing protein — MKAATLRQFLSAHSWMGLLAGMALFIAFYAGAINVFTHDLEQWPRPAAVQAPALPPEQAAQALADAVLARHPALAESYTLMLPGEGRTQPQLFAFGPAAQQAFGGMVQFQPGADGQPVQLPQRSGFVAFLYDLHFTAGLPRTFGTYLFGVVCLLYGVALVSGVVLYAPVLLKDLFALRRGRNVKRLWQDAHNAIGMLSLPFHVIFAWSGAVLTLGVLLLAPFQYLVFDGKLMQVLQPDFELAPHVQPAHVPAPMLPVAELVARARAANPGFVPESLSFHDAGDANAQVELYGHQEQRRLNTLGGVALRAADGQVLRVLSPQTMSPGVAALRGLQTLHFGDYGRWPLQWLYFLLGLGGAFLFYSGNLLWVEARRKRRQVAQPLRTHVMARLTAGVCLGCVAGVSALFVAARLLPPGMERGAYYAVFALGVAWSLLRPTARGAYELLLACAVLTALVPLAGLRGAAGWVAPWSSGTLLAIDACALALAWAYWQMACAAYRRGQGGDPHSVWAFPPPR, encoded by the coding sequence ATGAAGGCCGCGACCCTGCGCCAGTTCCTGTCGGCGCACAGCTGGATGGGCCTGCTCGCCGGCATGGCCTTGTTCATCGCCTTCTACGCCGGGGCCATCAACGTGTTCACCCACGACCTGGAGCAGTGGCCGCGCCCGGCCGCGGTGCAGGCCCCGGCGTTGCCGCCGGAGCAGGCCGCGCAGGCGCTGGCCGATGCGGTGCTGGCGCGGCATCCGGCGCTGGCCGAGTCGTACACGCTGATGCTGCCCGGCGAGGGCCGCACGCAGCCGCAGTTGTTCGCGTTCGGGCCGGCCGCGCAGCAGGCCTTCGGCGGCATGGTGCAGTTCCAGCCCGGTGCCGACGGGCAGCCGGTGCAGCTGCCGCAGCGCAGCGGCTTCGTCGCGTTCCTGTACGACCTGCACTTCACTGCCGGGCTGCCGCGCACCTTCGGCACCTACCTGTTCGGCGTGGTCTGCCTGCTGTACGGAGTGGCCCTGGTCAGCGGCGTGGTGCTGTACGCGCCGGTGCTGCTCAAGGACCTGTTCGCGCTGCGCCGCGGCCGCAACGTCAAGCGCCTGTGGCAGGACGCGCACAACGCCATCGGCATGCTGTCGCTGCCGTTCCACGTGATCTTCGCCTGGTCCGGCGCGGTGCTGACCCTGGGCGTGCTGCTGCTGGCGCCGTTCCAGTACCTGGTGTTCGACGGCAAGCTGATGCAGGTGCTGCAGCCGGACTTCGAACTGGCGCCGCACGTGCAGCCCGCGCACGTGCCTGCGCCGATGCTGCCGGTGGCCGAGCTGGTGGCACGGGCGCGCGCGGCCAATCCCGGCTTCGTGCCGGAGAGCCTGTCCTTCCACGATGCCGGCGACGCCAACGCGCAGGTGGAGCTGTACGGCCACCAGGAGCAGCGCCGGCTCAACACGCTCGGCGGCGTGGCGCTGCGCGCGGCCGACGGCCAGGTGTTGCGGGTGCTGTCGCCGCAGACCATGTCGCCGGGCGTGGCCGCGCTGCGCGGCCTGCAGACCCTGCACTTCGGCGACTACGGGCGCTGGCCGCTGCAGTGGCTGTACTTCCTGCTCGGGCTCGGCGGCGCCTTCCTGTTCTACAGCGGCAACCTGCTGTGGGTGGAAGCGCGGCGGAAGCGCCGCCAGGTCGCGCAGCCGTTGCGCACCCACGTCATGGCGCGGCTGACCGCCGGCGTCTGCCTGGGCTGCGTGGCCGGGGTGTCGGCGCTGTTCGTGGCCGCGCGCCTATTGCCGCCGGGGATGGAGCGCGGGGCGTACTACGCCGTGTTCGCGCTCGGCGTGGCCTGGTCGCTGCTGCGGCCGACCGCGCGCGGCGCCTACGAACTGCTGCTGGCCTGTGCGGTGCTGACCGCGCTGGTGCCGCTGGCCGGGTTGCGCGGCGCCGCCGGCTGGGTGGCGCCGTGGAGCAGCGGGACGCTGCTGGCCATCGACGCCTGCGCGCTGGCGCTGGCCTGGGCCTACTGGCAGATGGCGTGCGCCGCGTATCGCCGCGGGCAGGGCGGCGATCCACACAGCGTGTGGGCGTTCCCGCCGCCGCGCTGA